Proteins from one Anopheles nili chromosome 2, idAnoNiliSN_F5_01, whole genome shotgun sequence genomic window:
- the LOC128725515 gene encoding uncharacterized protein LOC128725515, translating into MEENPSHGVDECGTDDHERPDGDDCVEEDEEAVGWDGAYGFFDSMNMQDCLRFLAITYQLPRSAVNMMLAILRKKLDLDLPKDARTLIKTPSPVNSQIVAIRGGDFWYGGLKSVLTKYVTPVALSKALNPEATHFSLDVSIDGLPLQKTGPTELWPILVKVVELPKLPVMTVATFSGPSKPESIEEYLRSLVDELNEIHQGGLVIGDRTLHFKIRNFIV; encoded by the coding sequence ATGGAAGAAAATCCAAGCCATGGGGTGGATGAATGTGGAACTGACGATCACGAGAGACCGGATGGGGACGACTGCGTTGAGGAAGATGAAGAAGCAGTCGGTTGGGACGGTGCATATGGATTTTTCGATAGCATGAATATGCAAGATTGCCTTCGATTCCTTGCAATTACGTACCAGCTCCCCCGTTCGGCTGTCAACATGATGCTGGCCATCCTACGGAAGAAACTCGATTTGGATCTTCCCAAAGATGCGCGGACGTTGATTAAAACACCTTCCCCTGTTAATAGCCAAATCGTTGCTATCCGGGGAGGTGATTTTTGGTACGGAGGCTTGAAATCAGTCCTGACCAAATATGTTACTCCTGTAGCTCTTTCCAAAGCCCTCAATCCCGAAGCGACACATTTTTCACTCGATGTGTCAATCGACGGGCTGCCACTACAGAAGACAGGGCCAACTGAGCTTTGGCCCATTCTTGTTAAAGTGGTAGAGTTGCCAAAGCTCCCGGTTATGACGGTAGCCACATTTAGTGGACCATCCAAACCGGAGAGCATCGAAGAATACTTGCGGTCGCTGGTGGATGAACTAAATGAAATTCACCAAGGAGGTTTGGTTATCGGCGATAGAacgttgcattttaaaattcgcaattttatcgtc